Proteins from a single region of Trichoderma asperellum chromosome 3, complete sequence:
- a CDS encoding uncharacterized protein (EggNog:ENOG41), which produces MAAQNKFTTCQFVIEKCDFSNAQLAPTCVENFCQGEPYGFGSCTVDFTGVPAECCSQSTVGDVAQCMADFQQQNGYGVFHDACLSVQRYVANCEKAVSNFDGSSYKEQASCLCYDSNNNYDPDTWDNAVATCVSTGQSAHPTIWSALEKNSGVIGLCTKFADGAAATGSAATAPLPTDSASFTGTGDASPGTTAGGDSPTPTGTGSAAANPTSSSKQSSTATRSSAAAATTSSAAAPNVGEMGYIRMKWIAVGLGLALPAFMGTL; this is translated from the exons ATGGCGGCTCAGAACAAGTTTACAACTTGCCAGTTTGTAATAGAGAAATGCGATTTCTCGAATGCCCAGCTCGCACCCA CATGTGTTGAGAATTTCTGCCAAGGAGAGCCATACGGCTTTGGCTCCTGCACAGTAGACTTCACAGGCGTGCCAGCAGAGTGCTGCTCGCAAAGCACGGTTGGCGATGTTGCGCAATGCATGGCCGACTTTCAGCAACAAAATGGATATGGCGTCTTTCACGATGCCTGTCTTTCCGTTCAGCGATATGTCGCTAACTGCGAGAAAGCCGTCTCCAACTTTGATGGCTCATCCTACAAGGAGCAGGCTAGCTGTCTTTGTTATGATAGTAATAACAACTACGATCCAGACACGTGGGATAACGCAGTAGCAACCTGTGTGAGCACAGGACAAAGCGCTCATCCGACCATCTGGAGCGCGCTGGAGAAGAACTCTGGGGTGATTGGTCTATGCACCAAGTTTGCAGATGGTGCCGCCGCCACTGGTTCTGCAGCGACCGCTCCTCTTCCAACGGACTCAGCAAGCTTCACTGGTACTGGTGATGCCTCTCCAGGAACAACGGCGGGAGGTGACTCGCCGACTCCAACCGGGACAGGCTCAGCGGCTGCCAATCcaaccagctccagcaagcAGTCATCAACTGCAACTCGCAgttcagcggcagcagccaccacgagcagcgcagcagctcctAATGTTGGAGAG ATGGGCTACATTCGTATGAAGTGGATAGCTGTAGGCCTTGGGCTGGCGCTGCCTGCGTTTATGGGGACGTTGTAG